In Bradyrhizobium sp. 195, the sequence GCTCAATCTCGGGGTCGAGGGCATGATGATCGTTGGCGCGGCCTGCGGCTTTGCCGGCGCCTGGCTCACCGGATCGATCTTCATTGGCGCGCTGTTCGGCATCGTCGCGGGCACGATGATGTCGCTGATCTTCGCGTTGATGGCCCTCGGGCTAGCCGTCAACCAGGTCGCGACGGGTCTCGCGCTGACCATCCTCGGCGTCGGGCTGTCCGGACTGATCGGCGCCGGCTTCGTCGGCGAGCGCATCACGCCGGCAGTGCACCTCTCCATTCCAGGCCTCACCGACATCCCGCTGGTCGGCCGCGTGCTGTTCGGCGAGGACGGCTTCGTCTACTTCTCCATTGCACTCGTTATCGGTGTCTGGTGGTTCCTGTACCGCACGCGGGCGGGGTTGATCCTGCGCGCCTGCGGCGACAATCACGTCTCCGCGCATGCGCTCGGCTATCCCGTGCTGCGCATCCGCACCCTCGCCGTGATGTTCGGCGGCGCCTGCGCCGGCCTCGCGGGCGCCTATCTGCCGCTCGCCTATACGCCGTTCTTCATTCCCGGCATGACCGCAGGCCGCGGCTGGATCGCGCTGGCGCTCGTGGTGTTCTCGTCCTGGCGGCCCGGCCGGCTCGTGGTCGGCGCCTATCTCTTCGGCGCGGTGACGATCCTGCAATTGCACGCGCAAGGCTGGGGCATCGGCATTCCCTCGCAGTTCATGTCGGCGCTGCCGTATCTCGCAACCATCATCGTTCTGGTTCTGCTCTCCCGCGCGCGCAGCGGCGGCTCGACCGCACCGGCCACGCTCGGCACCGTGTTCGTACCTGACCGCTGAATTCATTTCCCCGACGGGCGCGATGGGGCGCGCACGTTGTGGATCTAGGCTTTCCCCTGATGTTTGGAGATCGATGATGAGGAAATCACTTCTTGCGCTGGCTACCGGGCTCATGCTCGCCGGGAGCCTCAGTGCAGCCTCCGCCGCCGACAAGCTGAAAGTCGGCTTCATCTATCTGGGTCCGATCGGAGATCTCGGCTGGACCTATCAGCACGATCTCGCGCGTCAGGCGCTGGTGAAGGAATTGGGTGACAAGATCGAGACCACCTATCTCGAGAACGTGCCAGAAGGCCCCGACGCCGAGCGCTCCATCGAGCAGCTCGTCCGCGCCGGCAACAAGCTGATCTTCACGACCTCGTTCGGCTACATGGACCCGACGCTGAAGGTCGCCAAGAAATATCCGAACGTGCATTTCGAGCACGCCACCGGCTACAAGCGCAACCCGAACATGTCGACCTATTCGGCCAAATGGTTTCAGGGCCGCTACATTCAAGGCCTGATCGCGGCCAAGATGTCGAAGTCGGGCGTGCTCGGTTATATCGGCTCGTTCCCGATTCCGGAGGTCGTCTCCGGCATCAACGCGACGATGCTGGCGGCGCAGACCATTAATCCTAACATCAAGGTCAAGATCATCTGGGCCAACACCTGGTTCGACCCGGGCAAGGAGGCAGACGCCGCCAAGGCGCTGATCGACCAGGGCGCCGACATCATCATGCAGCACACGGATTCGCCCGCAGCGATGCAGATTGCCAGCGAACGCGGCAAGCTCGCCTTCGGCCAGGATTCCGAGATGATCAAGTTCGGGCCGAAGACCCAGCTGACCTCGATCCTCGACACCTGGGGGCCCTACTACATCGAGCGCGTCAAGGCCGAACTCGCCGGCACCTGGAAGTCCGAGGACAGCTGGGGCGGCCTCGACAGCCACATGTTCGCGATGGCGCCCTATACCAACATGCCCGACGAGGTGAAGAAGATGGCGGAGGATGCCCAGGCCGCGATCACCGCGGGCAAGCTGCACCCGTTCAAGTGCCCGATCGTTGGGCAGGACGGCAAGCCGGTCGAGTGCAAGGGCGGCGATCATCTCGACGACGGCCAGATCCTCGGCATGAATTTCTACGTCAAGGGCATCGACGACAAGCTGCCGGGCAAGTAGCACGCTTCTTGCTTTACCCAAATCACCTGCTCCTCCCGGAGGAGGTTCGGAGGGGGTGGCCAGAAGCACCCGGCACTTGTGGTCGCCCCCTCTTTCAATTTCTGCCCTTATCCGGCCTGCATGGCCCCCGCCGCCGAGCTGTGGCGGCGGATGAGACCTGCGACATCGAGGCCAGGGATCGCTCCGTCGATCACGGCCCATCGTCCGGCCACCATCACCCGGTCGGCCCGATGCGCGCCGCATAGCACCAGCGCGGCCAAGGGATCGCCGTGGCCGGAGAAGCGCAGCTCGTCGAGCTTGAACAGCGCGAGATCGGCGGCCTTGCCGACCGCGATCTCGCCGAGTTCGGGACGGCCGACGCAGGCCGCCGAACCCTTGGTGGCCCAGCGCAGCGCATCCTTGTGGCTGACTTTCGTTACGCCATAGCGGGCACGTTGCAGCAGGAACGCAGCCCTTATCTCCTGCATCAGGTTCGAGCCGTCATTCGAAGCCGACCCATCGACACCGATGCCGATCCCGACGCCCGCCTCCTCCATCTCGCAGACCGGACAGCAGCCGGACGCCAGCAGCTGATTGCTGCACGCGCAATGGCTGATGGTCGTCCCGGCCTTGCCGAGCCGCTTCATCTCGTCCCCGTTGAAAAATATGCCGTGAGCAAGCCAGGTTCGTGCAGTGAGCCAGCCGCATTGTTCGAGGTAATCGAGCGGGCGACAGCCATACATCTGCTCGCAGAATTTGTTCTCGTCCTCGGTCTCGGCGAGATGGGTATGCAGGCGCACGTCGAGTTTTTCAGCGAGATCGGCGGTGGCGCGCATCAGCGACGTCGTCACCGAAAAGGGCGAGCACGGCGCCAGCGCAATCTGCACCATCGCGTCCGCGCCGCGCTGGTGATGCTTCGCCACCACGCGCGCGCTGTCGGCGAGGATCGTGTCCTCGTCCTGCACCACGCTGTCAGGCGGCAGCCCGCCGTCGCGCTGCGACAGGTTCATCGAGCCGCGCGTCAGCAGCACGCGCATTCCAAGCCGCCTTGCAACGCCAACCTCGATATCGACGGCGTCTTCGAGCCCCGCGGGGAAGACGTAGTGATGATCCGTCGTCGTGGTGCAGCCGGAGAGCAGCAGCTCGGACATCGCCACAGTGACGCCGAGCTCCAGCGCTTCAGGCGTCAGCCGCGCCCAGACCGGATAGAGCGCCTGCAGCCAGGGGAACAGCTCGCGGTCCATCGCCGCCGGGAGCGCCCGCGTCAGCGTCTGGTAGAAGTGATGATGGGTGTTGATCAGGCCCGGCAGCACGACGTGTTCGCCCGCATCGAACACCGCGACGTCAGCGGTCGCAGGCGTGCCGCCGGCCGGCACGAGTTCGACGATCCAGCCGTCCTTCACCACCACCCCGCGCTCGGCTCCGTCGGCGAGAATGGCCAGGGGATCCCTGATCCAGATCGGCATTGAATCGCTCATGATCCCGCTTCTCCTCACATCCGCTGATAGGGCCGCAAGGCGGAGGATGACTGCATCCTTGCTCCGACTTGTTGTTGCCACTTGGCTCCCGTCTTGCAACACTTTCTCCTGGACGATTCACCCGACGGAAGCGCTGACGCAGCCATGGATTTGAATACCATCACAGCGGTCGCCCATCCGCAAACGCGCGCACAGCTGCCCGCCTGGACGGCAGGCGACGCCTGGCTCGCGGGCGGCACCTGGCTGTTCTCGGAGCCGCAAACGCAGCTGACGCGGCTGATCGATCTCACCGATTTGAAATGGCCGGCGCTGACGATCACCGAGGGCCATCTCTCGATCGCCGCCACCTGCACCATCGCAGAGCTCGATGGTCTCACCTGCCCGTCTGACTGGCTCGCCGCGCCGCTGATCAACCAGTGCTGCCGCGCTTTTCTTGCCTCGTTCAAGATCTGGAGGACCGCGACCATCGGCGGCAATCTCTGCATGTCGCTGCCGGCGGGACCGATGATCTCGCTCACCGCCGCGCTCGACGGCGTCTGCACCATCTGGAAGACCGGCGGCGGTGAACAGAAGGTTCCTGTCGTCGACTTCGTCACCGGCAACCAGCGCAATCGCCTAATGCCGGGCGATCTGCTTCGCCAGATCGACATTCCAATTGCCGCCTTGAAGCGCCGCACGGCCTTTCGCCAGATCTCGCTGGCGCCGGTCGGGCGTTCGGCAGCGCTGCTCATCGGCAGCCTTGACGCCGATGGCACGCTGGTCCTGACGGTCACCGCTTCGACGGTGCGGCCGATCCGGCTGTCGTTTCCCAAGCCGCCCGACGCGAGTACGCTTCGCGACGCGATCGCGCAGCAGATCGCCGATGATCTGTACCACACCGACATCCACGGCCAGCCGCTCTGGCGCAAGCACATGACGCTGCGACTCGCCGAGGAGATCCGCAGCGAGCTGCTGGAGGCAATGCCGTCATGAGCTTCGAGATCAACGGCCAGACGTTTGCGCAGGCGCCGCGCGCGGGGCAGTGCTTGCGCACGTTCTTGCGCGAGCTCGGCCATTTCGGCGTGAAAAAGGGCTGCGACGCCGGCGACTGTGGCGCCTGCACCGTGCTGCTCGACGGCGAGCCGGTGCACAGCTGCCTGATCCCGGCGTTCCGGGCCGAAGGACGCGCCGTGACCACGATCGAAGGTCTCGGCGGGGACCGCGGCACGCATCCGATGCAGCAGGCCTTCCTCGATGCGCAAGGCTTTCAATGCGGCTTCTGCACCGCCGGCATGATCCTGACCTGCGCCTCGCTGAACCAGGCGCAACGCACCGATCTCGGTGCGGCGTTGAAGGGCAATATCTGCCGCTGCACCGGCTATCGCGCGATCGAGGATGCACTGCTCGGCAAGACCAATGTCGAGGCAAGCGTCGAGGCCGGCGCCGCATTCGGCCGCAGCCTGCCGGCGCCGGCGGGTCCCGACATCGTGCGTGGCACGGCCCGCTACACCTTCGACACCGCCATCGACGGCCTGCTGCACATCAAGCTGGTGCGGTCGCCTCACGCCCATGCCAGGATCGTCGCGATCGACAAGGCGGACGCCCTTCGCGTTCCCGGCGTGCACGCGGTGCTGACGCATGAGGATGCGCCATCGGTCCTGATCTCGACCGCGCGGCACGAAAAGGACTGGATGGACCCCGAGGACACCCGCGTCCTCGACGACGTCGTGCGCTTCATCGGGCAGCGGGTTGCCGCAATCGTCGCCGAGAGCGAAGCCGCCGCCGAGGAGGCGTGCCGGCGGATCAAGGTCGAATATGAGGTTCTCCCCGCGCTGATCGATCCGGAGCAGGCGATGGCGTCGGGCGCACCCATCATTCACCCTGATCGCACCACCGCGAACCGCATCGCCGATCCCCAGCGCAACCTCGCGGCGGAGACCCATGGCGAGTTCGGCGACGTCGCGGCGGCGCTCGCGACGTCCGCCGTCACTTACGAAGCCACCTTTCACAGCCATCGCGTACAGCATGCGGCGCTGGAGACCCATGGCGGGCTCACCTGGCTCGATCCAGCGGGCGTACTCAACGTCCGCACCTCGACCCAGGTCCCGTTCCTGACCCGGCGCGCGCTGTCGGACATCTTTGAGCTCCCCATGGACAAGGTCCGCGTGTTCTGCGAGCGCGTCGGCGGCGGCTTTGGCGGCAAGCAGGAGATGTTCGTGGAGGACATCCTGGCCCTCGCTGCGCTGAGGACCGGCCGGCCCGTGAAGCTGGAGTTCACCCGCGAGGAGCAGTTTATCGCGACCTCGACGCGGCACCCGATGCGGGTCCATATCAAGGCCGGTGCCGACGCCGACGGCAAGCTCACCGCGCTCAAGCTCGACGTGCTCTCCAATACCGGTGCTTACGGCAATCATGCCGGCCCCGTGATGTTTCACTCGCTGTCCGAGTCGATCGCCGTCTACAATTGTCCGAACAAGCGGGTCGATGGCTTTGCGGTTTATACCAACACGGTGCCGGCGGGCGCGTTTCGCGGCTACGGCCTGCCCCAAACCCAGATCGCGATCGAAGCCGCCATCGACGAGCTGGCAAGGCAGCTCGGCATCAGCCCCTACGAGATGCGCCGGCGCAACATCGTGAGGGACGGCGACCCCATGCTGTCGCCGCCGCCATCCGAATTTCACGACGTGCTCTACGGCTCTTACGGCCTCGACCAGTGCCTCGACCTCGTCGAGCGCGCTATGCGCGCCGATGGTCCGCAGCCGGAGCTTTCGCCTGAATGGCTGATCGGCGACGGCATCGCTCTGACCATGATCGACTCCGCGCCGCCGGCCGGGCATATCGCCGACGCCATGATCGCGCTTAGCGAGGACGGCGGTTTCGACCTCACCGTCGGCACCGCCGAGTTCGGCAACGGCACCAGCACGGTGCATCGGCAGATCGCGGCAACCACGCTGGCGACGACCGTCGACAGGATCCGCCTGCGCCAGTCCGACACGGCCCATGGCGGCCACGACACCGGCGCCTATGGCAGCGCCGGCACCTTCGTTGCCGGCAAGGCGACCCATGCGGCTTCCATGCAGCTTGCGACCGAGCTGAAGGCGGCGGCCGCGGGTGCGTGGCTGTGCGACGTTCAGGCCTGTGTGCTCGAGGACAATGCGGTCGTCAGCGGCGTCCGGCGCATGCCTTTTGCGGAGCTGGTCAAGCTCGCGCGCGAACGCGGGCAGCCATTTGCAGCCAGCGGCAATTCCGAGGGCACGCCGCGATCGGTCGGCTTCAACGTCCAGGGGTTTCGCGTCGCGGTGAACAAGGGCACCGGCGAGCTCAGGATTCTCAGGAGCGTGCAGGCGGCGGACGCGGGAATCGTCGCCAATCCCATGCAGTGCCGTGGTCAGGTCGAAGGCGGCGTCGCGCAGGCGCTTGGCGCCGCGCTCTACGAGGAGATGGTGATCGACGCCAACGGCCGCGTCACCAACCCGAAATTCCGCGACTACCACCTGCCCTCTTTCGCCGACGTGCCGCGCACGGAGGTGTTCTTCGCCGACACGTCCGACACGATCGGGCCGCTCGGCGCCAAATCGATGAGCGAGAGCCCGTACAATCCGGTCGCTGCCGCGCTCGGCAACGCAATCGCCAACGCCACCGGTATCCGCTTCACCGCGCCGCCCTTCAAACCGGACCGGCTGTTTCCGGCATTGCTCGACAAGTTCGGCAGCTAGCTGCCGCGATAGGTCGAATAGCTCCACGGCGTGACCAGCAACGGAACGTGATAGTGGCTTTCCGGCTCGCTGATCGCAAAGCGCAGCGGGATTTCGTCGAGGAAGGGCGGGTCGGACAGCGGCACATTGCGTGCGGCGTAGTATTTGGCGACGCTGAATCTGAGCTCGTAGCGGCCGATCGGCAGCGGGCGGCCGCCGATCAACGGCTGGTCGGTGCGACCGTCGGCATTGGTCACCGCGCGCACGATGAGGCGGCTCTCGCCGAGGCTCGCGAGCTCCACCAGCTCAATCGGGATGCCCGCCGCCGGCTTGCCAATGTGATTGTCCAGCACATGCGTCGACAATTGGCCATGCACCTTCAACTTGTCTTCGGCAATGACGAGCTGATCCAGCCGCAGCGCGGAGATGCGGGCGATTTCCTCGATCGCACGCCGCGTCTCGGTCTTGACGATATTGCGCAACCGGATCTCGAAATCGCGCAGCACGGAATCCTTGGTGTGACGGCGCACGCAGACGATATAGGGAAAGCCAAACTTGTCGCGATAGGCGTTGTTGACGCGCTCGAACGCCGCGTACTCGGCATCCGAGAGCCGGTCGAGCCCGGCGCTGTTTTGCTCGTCGGTCGATTCCGCCGTGAGTCCGGCGGCGCGCTGCGTTTTGTTGGCGAGATCGGGGTGCGCCCGGATCAGCGCCAGTTGCGCGTCCGGCTCAGCACTCTGGATCGCTGCCATCAGCGCCGTGTGCAACTGGTTGATACCGCTAAACGGCCGCTTGCCGGCAAGCTGCTCGGCGATCCACGGCGAATATTCGACGACGTTGGCAAGTGCCGCGACGAAATCGGCGTTGCTTGCTGCGTTGAGATCGGCCAGCGGGATCTGCGACATCGTCATCAACCGATCTCGAACGCATTGGTCGCGAGATGCGCATGCTTGTCGTGCCAGTGCTGTGCGATCTGCAATCGCGTCGGCACCCAGACGCGCTCGTGCTTGACGATGTAGTCCAGGAAGCGGATCAACCCGGCAGCACGGCCGGGCCGGCCGGCGAGGCGGCAGTGCAGGCCCACCGACATCATCTTCGGCGCGCTCTCGCCTTCGGCATAGAGCACGTCGAAGGCATCCTTCAGATAGGTGAAGAACTGCTCGCCTTCGGCAAAGCCCTGCGGGTTGATGAAGCGCATGTCATTGGCGTCTAGCGTATAGGGAATGATGAGCTGCTTGCCGCTCGCACCCTTGATCCAATAGGGCAGATCGTCGGCATAGGAGTCGCAGAGATAGAGGAAGCCGCCTTCCTCCATCAGCAGACGGTTGGTATTGATCGAGGAGCGGCCGGTGTACCAGCCGAGGGGGCGCGAACCGGTGGCTTCGGTATGGACGCGGATCGCTTCCGCGATCTCGGCGCGCTCCTGCGCCTCGGTCATGTCCTTGTGCTCGATCCATTTCAGGCTGTGGCTGGCGATATCCCAGCCCGCCTCCTTCATGGCAGCTACGATCTCCGGGTTGCGCTTGAGCGCGGTGGCGACGCCGAACACGGTGGTCGGCCAGTTGCGCGCGGTGAACATCCGCCATAGCCGCCAGAAGCCAGCGCGCGAGCCATATTCGAACATCGATTCGATATTGGCATGACGCTGGCCCGGCCAGGGCTGCGCGCCGAGCACGTCGGACAGAAACGCTTCCGAGGCGCGATCGCCGTGCAGGATGTTGTTCTCGCCGCCTTCCTCGAAATTGACGACGAACTGCACCGCGACGCGTGCGTTGCCGGGCCACTCTGGATGCGGCGGGTTGCGGCCGTAACCGCGGAGATCGCGCGGGTAGCTTATGTCGGTCACTCAGACTTCCTCGAAGCGGATCGGCAGGGCGCCCTTCCACAGCACGCTTTTGCCCAGCGTCGCAAGATTCTCCAGGCCCGAGGTCAGCGTGATGAAGTGGTTGCCGGCGAGCTGGCCCATCTTGCTCGCGAAGTGCACGCTGCCATAGGCCAGCAGGATCTCGGTCTCGCTGATGCCGCCGGGATAGAGGACGATCTGACCGGGCGCGGGGTAGCTCGTGTGGTTCTCGTAGCCGACGCCGAAGTCGAGATCGCCGAGCGGCATCCACACCCCCTCGCCGCTCCAACGCACATGGATGATGTGGCTTTCGAACGGCAGCACCTTGCGGAAGGCGGCGACGGTCTTGGGTGCCAGTTGCTCCTCGAAGCGGGCATCGAAGCTGAAATCGCCCGCACGGATAGCGAGTTTGCCCATCTCATCTCTCTGAATCGGGGCCGGTGGCCCACGGAACACTTTCAAGCAAAGAGCACTCCCGACAGCTTCGCGCAAGTGCCGCGGCCGCATCACCTGCGGTCGTAGGACCAGCCGAAAATGCCGCTCCGCCGCGTCTCCGGTTCCGGCTCGGCGGCGGGCAGCGGCGCCTCCTTCAGTTCCGCTTGCGGGGGCGCCGGCAGGGTCTCGCATGTCATGGCGTAGACCAGCTTGCCATCCGCGGTACGCCCGATCGGGGCGCAGGGATCGGAATGCGCCGCATTGGTCTTCGGCGTTTTGGCTTGCGCGGCCGCCGGGGACACCAGCAGCAGCAGGATCAGCAGATATCTCGACATCGTTGTCGCCTTACGGAGCATCGGCCCCATTGAACCGGATTGCAGCAGGCAAGTCCATCGGCGCCAGCGGGCGCGATTGCCGAATAATTGGCCGGCATGTGCCAACCGATTTGAGCACGGTCTTGGGCAAGACTCGTGTCCCGGACAAGCCGCAACGCCTCCTGGCGTTGCGGCGCAGAGCCGGGGGGGGGAGCGCTGCGCTGCGTCCGGGGCACGCGAGCGGAGTGTAGCGCGCGCGCTCTCTACCCGTCATTGCGAGGAGCCCTTGCGACGAAGCAATCCAGAGTCATTCCGCAGAAGGATTCTGGATTGCTTCGCTGAGCTCGCAATGACGGAGAATGAGGCGATAGCTCGTCCTCCAACTGACGCTGTCATTCCCCGCGCAGGCGGGGAATCCAGTACGCCGCGGCTTCTCGGTTCAATCACGGCCGTCTCTGAGTACTGGATCGCCCGGTCAAGCCGGGCGATGACACCGCGTGTGTGGTTGCGGACATGGCTCTTCGATCTCGCGGCTTGAACCACCCGAGCTTTGCTTCGTCTCGTCCCCCTCTCAAATCCAAGAGGGCACAGGGAAGGCCGGGTGCCGGCAGGCACCCGCGGTCTGCTGCGCGAATAATGCGCAAAGGAGACCGCACAGCAGCATACAGGTGGTGCCGAACACTCGGCCTTCCCTGCGCGATGGTCGGACGGCTTATGCCGTGATCTCCCGGGAGCCGAACTTTCCTCTGGCCTCCCTCGCCCCGCGAATTGGATGATGCAGTCTGCCCGGTTGGGCTCGCTCGCACCTTCGCGAAAAGCTTGACCGTAGCAACGACGGCCAGGACCACACGGTTTTGCCGTACGCACGGCCCGCCATGTCGCCGCAGTTTTTCCAGCCCTGTCGACGGAGCCGAAAACTTACAGGCGAGACGAACCTGACAGCGCCGCTCGTCTGCACGCGGGTTTCGAGCTCACAGGGACTACCCGCCCCGCCCGCCCCATCTCGTGCCGCCGCTGCCGCGTCCACCGCAAGCCCGGCTCGCGATAGTGACGACACAAGATCGCCCCTCTTGGATGAGCCGGGATGAGCGACACATACGACAAAACCGAATTTCGGTAAAGTGGAATATTTTTGCCGAGGTGGATTGACAGAGGGCGACACAGGGTGCCGCTCGTTCCGTCATCCTGAGGTGCGAGTGGCGCGATGCGCATCGCATCGCGCCGGGAGCCTCGAAGGATGAACGGCCACAGCCGGGCCGTCGCCCTTCGAGGCTCGCCGAAGAGGCGAGCGCCTCAGGGTGACGGTGATGGAGCCGTAGCCCGGATGGAGCGCAAGCGTAATCCGGGACGGTGCGAGAGGCCGGGCGAGCGGCCCCGGATTGCGCGGAGCCTGTCATCGGGCGGCGCTTCGCGCCGACCCGTTGGCTCCATCCGAGCTACAACGCAGCAAAAAGGGCGGCACAAAGCACCGCCCTCTTTCGCGCAACCCAATCCGGGCAGCGTCGAAAACGATCGTCAATACGGCCCGGAACGGTAGCCCGGATCGTAATAGAACGGACTGCCGCCGCCGTAGCCCGGACCACCATAATAGCCCTGGCCGCCGTAGTAAGGACGCGAGCCGTAATAATAGCGGTTCTCGTAATAGTCGCGGCGCCGGCTCTCGGCGATCGCACCACCGATCACACCCGCCGCAAGGCCCATGAAGGCGAGACCGGCAGCGTTCGACCCGCGCCGATAGTAGCGACGGCGGACTGCGCTGAAATCGGTGACGTCGGAGGAGCCCTGCCCGGCCGTGACAGGCTTTGCGGACATCGGCTCAGCCGGTCCCGGGGACGCCGCAGCCGAGGGCGATATGGAGCTTGCGACCAATGCCAGGCCTGTGAACGCGGCCAGCACCATGTTGCGGCCGGCTGCAGAAATCATGGGTCCAACAGTCATTTTGACCTTCCTATGCTCTTGCCTAAGTTCTTGCCTAATTCTTGCCCAACGAAGAGATATGCAAACCCTGTTTAATGCGCAAACCATTGAGATGGTTTCACGTTCGCGGCAATCCGCCACGCTTTGAACGATTGTAAACGAACGACCAAATCGCACCTTGAACCACCGAACCTGAGCGGATAATGAACAGGCGCGCCGTTTTTCGGTCGCCGTAAGCGTTTTACGTGAACCAACGCATCAACCGACGCCGTCGGGATCGATGCCATTTGAGGGTTCACCGTGATCGACGCGTCCTTTTCCCCAAGAGAAATCAGATGATTGCGGTTCGCAAACTGCCGGCGCGTTATGCGCCGATCGTGATGCCATTCGTGCTGTCCATCCTCATGACGGCCGTGGTGTCCGTCATTTCAACGCTTCGGAGCTTAGGGGCAACGCCGGCGTTCCTCGCGACGTGGCCCGGCGCCTGGGCCTTGTCCTGGCTGGTCGCCTTTCCAACGCTGCTCGTGGTGCTGCCGATGGTCCGGCGCATCGTGACGCTGCTCGTCGCGTCCCCATCAC encodes:
- a CDS encoding ABC transporter permease — translated: MELVEAIILAVLAASTPLLIAATGELVTERSGVLNLGVEGMMIVGAACGFAGAWLTGSIFIGALFGIVAGTMMSLIFALMALGLAVNQVATGLALTILGVGLSGLIGAGFVGERITPAVHLSIPGLTDIPLVGRVLFGEDGFVYFSIALVIGVWWFLYRTRAGLILRACGDNHVSAHALGYPVLRIRTLAVMFGGACAGLAGAYLPLAYTPFFIPGMTAGRGWIALALVVFSSWRPGRLVVGAYLFGAVTILQLHAQGWGIGIPSQFMSALPYLATIIVLVLLSRARSGGSTAPATLGTVFVPDR
- a CDS encoding BMP family ABC transporter substrate-binding protein yields the protein MRKSLLALATGLMLAGSLSAASAADKLKVGFIYLGPIGDLGWTYQHDLARQALVKELGDKIETTYLENVPEGPDAERSIEQLVRAGNKLIFTTSFGYMDPTLKVAKKYPNVHFEHATGYKRNPNMSTYSAKWFQGRYIQGLIAAKMSKSGVLGYIGSFPIPEVVSGINATMLAAQTINPNIKVKIIWANTWFDPGKEADAAKALIDQGADIIMQHTDSPAAMQIASERGKLAFGQDSEMIKFGPKTQLTSILDTWGPYYIERVKAELAGTWKSEDSWGGLDSHMFAMAPYTNMPDEVKKMAEDAQAAITAGKLHPFKCPIVGQDGKPVECKGGDHLDDGQILGMNFYVKGIDDKLPGK
- a CDS encoding 8-oxoguanine deaminase, whose translation is MSDSMPIWIRDPLAILADGAERGVVVKDGWIVELVPAGGTPATADVAVFDAGEHVVLPGLINTHHHFYQTLTRALPAAMDRELFPWLQALYPVWARLTPEALELGVTVAMSELLLSGCTTTTDHHYVFPAGLEDAVDIEVGVARRLGMRVLLTRGSMNLSQRDGGLPPDSVVQDEDTILADSARVVAKHHQRGADAMVQIALAPCSPFSVTTSLMRATADLAEKLDVRLHTHLAETEDENKFCEQMYGCRPLDYLEQCGWLTARTWLAHGIFFNGDEMKRLGKAGTTISHCACSNQLLASGCCPVCEMEEAGVGIGIGVDGSASNDGSNLMQEIRAAFLLQRARYGVTKVSHKDALRWATKGSAACVGRPELGEIAVGKAADLALFKLDELRFSGHGDPLAALVLCGAHRADRVMVAGRWAVIDGAIPGLDVAGLIRRHSSAAGAMQAG
- a CDS encoding FAD binding domain-containing protein translates to MDLNTITAVAHPQTRAQLPAWTAGDAWLAGGTWLFSEPQTQLTRLIDLTDLKWPALTITEGHLSIAATCTIAELDGLTCPSDWLAAPLINQCCRAFLASFKIWRTATIGGNLCMSLPAGPMISLTAALDGVCTIWKTGGGEQKVPVVDFVTGNQRNRLMPGDLLRQIDIPIAALKRRTAFRQISLAPVGRSAALLIGSLDADGTLVLTVTASTVRPIRLSFPKPPDASTLRDAIAQQIADDLYHTDIHGQPLWRKHMTLRLAEEIRSELLEAMPS
- a CDS encoding molybdopterin-dependent oxidoreductase; protein product: MSFEINGQTFAQAPRAGQCLRTFLRELGHFGVKKGCDAGDCGACTVLLDGEPVHSCLIPAFRAEGRAVTTIEGLGGDRGTHPMQQAFLDAQGFQCGFCTAGMILTCASLNQAQRTDLGAALKGNICRCTGYRAIEDALLGKTNVEASVEAGAAFGRSLPAPAGPDIVRGTARYTFDTAIDGLLHIKLVRSPHAHARIVAIDKADALRVPGVHAVLTHEDAPSVLISTARHEKDWMDPEDTRVLDDVVRFIGQRVAAIVAESEAAAEEACRRIKVEYEVLPALIDPEQAMASGAPIIHPDRTTANRIADPQRNLAAETHGEFGDVAAALATSAVTYEATFHSHRVQHAALETHGGLTWLDPAGVLNVRTSTQVPFLTRRALSDIFELPMDKVRVFCERVGGGFGGKQEMFVEDILALAALRTGRPVKLEFTREEQFIATSTRHPMRVHIKAGADADGKLTALKLDVLSNTGAYGNHAGPVMFHSLSESIAVYNCPNKRVDGFAVYTNTVPAGAFRGYGLPQTQIAIEAAIDELARQLGISPYEMRRRNIVRDGDPMLSPPPSEFHDVLYGSYGLDQCLDLVERAMRADGPQPELSPEWLIGDGIALTMIDSAPPAGHIADAMIALSEDGGFDLTVGTAEFGNGTSTVHRQIAATTLATTVDRIRLRQSDTAHGGHDTGAYGSAGTFVAGKATHAASMQLATELKAAAAGAWLCDVQACVLEDNAVVSGVRRMPFAELVKLARERGQPFAASGNSEGTPRSVGFNVQGFRVAVNKGTGELRILRSVQAADAGIVANPMQCRGQVEGGVAQALGAALYEEMVIDANGRVTNPKFRDYHLPSFADVPRTEVFFADTSDTIGPLGAKSMSESPYNPVAAALGNAIANATGIRFTAPPFKPDRLFPALLDKFGS
- the uraD gene encoding 2-oxo-4-hydroxy-4-carboxy-5-ureidoimidazoline decarboxylase, with translation MSQIPLADLNAASNADFVAALANVVEYSPWIAEQLAGKRPFSGINQLHTALMAAIQSAEPDAQLALIRAHPDLANKTQRAAGLTAESTDEQNSAGLDRLSDAEYAAFERVNNAYRDKFGFPYIVCVRRHTKDSVLRDFEIRLRNIVKTETRRAIEEIARISALRLDQLVIAEDKLKVHGQLSTHVLDNHIGKPAAGIPIELVELASLGESRLIVRAVTNADGRTDQPLIGGRPLPIGRYELRFSVAKYYAARNVPLSDPPFLDEIPLRFAISEPESHYHVPLLVTPWSYSTYRGS
- the puuE gene encoding allantoinase PuuE; the protein is MTDISYPRDLRGYGRNPPHPEWPGNARVAVQFVVNFEEGGENNILHGDRASEAFLSDVLGAQPWPGQRHANIESMFEYGSRAGFWRLWRMFTARNWPTTVFGVATALKRNPEIVAAMKEAGWDIASHSLKWIEHKDMTEAQERAEIAEAIRVHTEATGSRPLGWYTGRSSINTNRLLMEEGGFLYLCDSYADDLPYWIKGASGKQLIIPYTLDANDMRFINPQGFAEGEQFFTYLKDAFDVLYAEGESAPKMMSVGLHCRLAGRPGRAAGLIRFLDYIVKHERVWVPTRLQIAQHWHDKHAHLATNAFEIG
- a CDS encoding DUF3830 family protein, encoding MGKLAIRAGDFSFDARFEEQLAPKTVAAFRKVLPFESHIIHVRWSGEGVWMPLGDLDFGVGYENHTSYPAPGQIVLYPGGISETEILLAYGSVHFASKMGQLAGNHFITLTSGLENLATLGKSVLWKGALPIRFEEV
- a CDS encoding DUF2798 domain-containing protein; the encoded protein is MIAVRKLPARYAPIVMPFVLSILMTAVVSVISTLRSLGATPAFLATWPGAWALSWLVAFPTLLVVLPMVRRIVTLLVASPSQPGR